The following proteins are co-located in the Paenibacillus sp. FSL H8-0079 genome:
- a CDS encoding 4-hydroxyphenylacetate 3-hydroxylase N-terminal domain-containing protein translates to MSITMSRGRAYIQRLNDERNVWLDGERIQVTGHQAFQGTLQTIESLFNLVDDPETRETVAYWDEQTGSYVHRSFLVPRSLSDVNSRADAFRLWADRTYGVMSRLSDYARSRLTGWYATRHEMTAHDPAFAGKISAYFEQAKRKDAFLTIVQRDPQINRSLPVGEDEDAMLRIVRSNTEGVVIRGAKMVATAAPYADDIIAYPVQRIPGHRPELAHMVIVAADSPGLHMICRESFAAKDSDHSHPLSAKYDEMDAVLFFDDVFVPWERVLLHNNPEAVWQIRCNTASVSLAYHQSVIRLHSKLEFITAVTSAIAKEIGVDSFLNVQEQLGELISQMQTIEGLIIAAEAQSKPDTFGNWLPEFKYIETARNLGNRYYPRAVEILKTIAAGGLIQIPSGAFEMNEMMGSMMGKYLGGVTMQAPEKIRLFQLAWELTGSPLGARHDLYERFYAGDPVRNRASQYVQYDKERLSAKVEPWLRSVKD, encoded by the coding sequence ATGAGCATCACGATGTCTCGTGGACGAGCTTACATTCAACGTTTGAATGATGAGCGGAATGTATGGCTGGACGGAGAACGTATCCAGGTAACTGGGCATCAGGCCTTTCAGGGAACACTTCAAACGATCGAGAGTTTGTTCAATCTGGTGGATGATCCGGAGACAAGAGAGACTGTGGCCTATTGGGACGAACAGACGGGAAGTTACGTGCACCGATCCTTTCTTGTGCCTCGCTCACTTTCTGACGTGAACAGCAGGGCAGATGCTTTTCGTCTTTGGGCCGATCGGACGTATGGAGTGATGAGCCGATTGTCTGATTATGCTCGATCCCGCCTCACGGGCTGGTATGCAACACGACATGAGATGACAGCACATGATCCTGCATTTGCAGGTAAAATATCTGCCTATTTTGAACAAGCCAAACGAAAAGATGCTTTCCTGACGATTGTCCAGCGCGACCCGCAGATTAATCGTTCCTTGCCTGTCGGGGAAGATGAGGATGCCATGCTGCGGATTGTCAGAAGCAATACGGAGGGCGTGGTCATTCGCGGGGCTAAAATGGTGGCAACAGCAGCGCCTTATGCGGATGATATCATTGCGTATCCCGTTCAACGAATTCCAGGCCATCGGCCAGAGCTGGCCCATATGGTAATTGTAGCCGCGGACAGTCCGGGTTTGCACATGATATGCCGGGAATCTTTTGCCGCAAAAGATTCGGATCACTCACATCCGCTGAGTGCGAAGTACGATGAGATGGATGCTGTTTTATTTTTTGACGATGTATTCGTGCCCTGGGAACGTGTATTACTGCATAATAACCCTGAAGCCGTATGGCAGATTCGCTGCAATACAGCCTCGGTTAGTCTGGCCTATCATCAGAGCGTTATTCGATTGCACTCGAAATTGGAGTTCATCACAGCCGTGACCTCAGCCATTGCCAAGGAGATCGGGGTGGACTCCTTCCTGAATGTGCAGGAACAGCTCGGAGAGCTGATCAGTCAGATGCAGACCATCGAGGGACTGATCATTGCTGCTGAAGCACAATCCAAGCCGGATACATTCGGCAACTGGCTGCCCGAATTCAAATATATTGAAACCGCCCGTAATCTGGGCAATCGCTATTACCCCCGCGCGGTGGAGATTTTGAAGACGATTGCTGCGGGTGGTCTGATTCAGATTCCTTCAGGTGCGTTTGAGATGAATGAAATGATGGGCTCCATGATGGGCAAATACCTTGGTGGAGTAACGATGCAAGCCCCGGAGAAGATTCGTCTCTTTCAACTGGCATGGGAGCTGACCGGAAGTCCACTCGGAGCAAGGCATGACCTGTATGAACGCTTCTACGCGGGTGATCCGGTGCGCAACCGGGCGAGCCAATATGTGCAGTATGACAAGGAACGTTTATCGGCGAAAGTTGAACCGTGGCTTCGTTCGGTTAAGGACTGA
- a CDS encoding AI-2E family transporter — MFKGNTFVRFSIALALILVNIYLLSRVSFIFQPLVTMITVITVPMMLSVFFYYLLRPLVNYMEKKKINRTLSILLIYLVIAILGVFFIIGLWPSLREQLINLVDNAPSLINSLSEQLRELEQNGAIQALFPEGSTPFSQITEYINKGFNFVTNYVSGFFSLVSSFAIILFTLPILLFYMLLQGEKFGRKLAHIAPKRFQNDSREVVLEIDQALSGFIVGRVLVNLALGVLMYIGFLIIGLPYALLLTVIAVIMNFVPFIGAIVSSVPIVIMGLVVSPSVAIWSLIIILVAQQIQDNLVAPYVFGKKLDIHPLTTIILVLGAGDLGGIIAILIIIPVYMIVKILLVRIYNMFFKDKWQNA, encoded by the coding sequence TTGTTCAAAGGAAATACGTTTGTCCGGTTCAGTATTGCACTGGCGCTGATATTGGTTAATATCTATTTATTATCACGTGTGAGCTTCATCTTTCAGCCGCTCGTCACCATGATTACGGTTATTACCGTGCCAATGATGTTGTCCGTGTTCTTTTATTATCTGCTAAGGCCGCTTGTGAATTATATGGAGAAAAAGAAAATAAATCGCACGTTAAGTATTTTGCTAATCTATCTGGTTATTGCTATTCTGGGTGTGTTCTTCATCATTGGGTTATGGCCATCGTTACGTGAGCAACTGATCAACCTGGTCGATAACGCACCAAGTCTAATTAATTCATTAAGTGAACAGCTGAGAGAGCTGGAGCAAAATGGTGCCATACAAGCCTTGTTCCCTGAGGGTTCAACACCTTTCTCTCAGATCACGGAGTATATCAACAAAGGATTTAACTTTGTGACCAACTATGTAAGTGGATTTTTCTCACTCGTGTCCAGTTTTGCGATCATCTTGTTTACACTACCGATCCTTTTGTTCTATATGCTGTTACAAGGTGAGAAATTCGGCCGTAAATTGGCACATATCGCTCCAAAACGTTTCCAAAATGACAGTCGTGAAGTCGTGCTTGAGATCGATCAGGCGCTGAGTGGTTTTATTGTAGGAAGAGTCTTGGTGAATCTGGCGCTGGGTGTACTGATGTATATCGGTTTCCTGATCATTGGACTGCCGTACGCATTACTGCTCACGGTAATCGCGGTCATCATGAACTTTGTTCCGTTTATCGGAGCGATTGTGTCGTCCGTGCCTATTGTGATCATGGGTCTCGTGGTATCGCCATCGGTTGCCATCTGGTCTCTGATTATTATTCTCGTCGCTCAGCAGATTCAGGACAACCTGGTTGCACCCTACGTATTTGGTAAAAAGCTCGATATTCACCCGCTAACGACGATTATTCTGGTCTTGGGTGCAGGGGACCTCGGTGGAATTATTGCCATCCTGATTATTATCCCGGTCTATATGATTGTTAAAATTCTTTTGGTTCGAATCTATAACATGTTCTTCAAGGACAAATGGCAGAATGCATAG
- a CDS encoding response regulator transcription factor — MRYTVLIADDEPEIVELLQLYLEKDYSIKTAVNGAEALQTIRSTQIDLVILDIMMPVMDGLQLIKQIRATHHMPVLFLSAKSQDHDKILGLGLGADDYIAKPFNPLEIVARVEALLRRVNHFDAAEVPVAKEQNLVLGDLTLDRSQCILFRSGSPVTLTSTEYKIMELLLDQPGRVFTRKKIYEAVWGDYYAHEDSTIMVHISNIREKIERDSRQPEYLKTIRGLGYKIEAPMES; from the coding sequence ATGAGATACACCGTATTAATTGCAGATGACGAACCAGAGATTGTGGAACTGCTTCAGCTCTATCTGGAGAAGGACTATAGCATTAAGACTGCAGTGAATGGAGCCGAGGCGCTGCAAACCATACGTTCAACACAGATTGATCTGGTCATACTGGACATCATGATGCCTGTAATGGACGGATTGCAGTTGATCAAACAGATTCGGGCTACACATCACATGCCTGTTCTGTTCTTATCCGCCAAAAGTCAGGATCACGATAAAATCCTGGGACTCGGACTCGGTGCAGATGATTATATAGCGAAGCCATTCAACCCGCTTGAGATTGTCGCCAGGGTAGAGGCGTTGCTCAGAAGGGTCAATCATTTTGATGCAGCTGAGGTTCCCGTAGCTAAAGAACAGAATCTGGTATTAGGCGATCTGACGCTAGATCGCTCCCAATGTATCCTTTTTCGTTCAGGAAGTCCTGTAACATTGACCTCTACAGAGTATAAAATTATGGAATTGTTGCTTGATCAACCTGGCCGAGTGTTCACCCGTAAAAAAATATACGAAGCGGTCTGGGGCGACTATTATGCGCACGAGGACAGCACCATCATGGTACATATCAGCAACATTCGGGAGAAGATCGAGCGTGACTCCAGACAACCGGAATATCTCAAAACGATAAGGGGACTGGGATACAAAATTGAAGCGCCCATGGAAAGCTAG
- a CDS encoding HAMP domain-containing sensor histidine kinase, whose product MKRPWKAREKRLLQTSLTLDFLLFNFFLLLLVLIVYLMVSLDVVDFRISDQVVDLDLNVEAHVYVAELENELYSGGGSVSKDKDTEIQRLKDSGGWIEILDVNRTVIHHVGDKQDAFNQYSEADLYAGLENRSDQPYYYSITPFSTEGAAAYVLLKIPRDLVSVRINDNQLITNLKHPLSFYIMIGIGLVLSLIFVYSYWVARRIKKPLSILSSGLTQMIQGNYSTRMSISAEREFVQIGETFNYMADVIENTSAEKRYAEESKQRLIVDLSHDLKTPITSIQGYAQALVEGRGEDKDRQQRYLGYIYNKSVQVARMIQNMLELLKVDSPDFRMQIERREIGEFVREIMADTYGEIEQKQFVLHVLVPDQEIYARYDPELLSRVIQNLITNALSYNPLGTELRVELIPLDTHVVIEVADTGVGIPQELWSTIFDPFVRGDEARTATGGTGLGLSIARRNTEKMGGRLILSRRGRETTVFTVQIPN is encoded by the coding sequence TTGAAGCGCCCATGGAAAGCTAGAGAAAAGCGACTGTTGCAGACATCCCTGACACTGGATTTCTTGCTGTTCAACTTCTTTTTGCTGTTACTGGTACTGATCGTGTACCTTATGGTGTCTCTGGATGTCGTGGACTTCCGCATCTCGGACCAAGTGGTTGATCTGGATTTGAATGTCGAAGCCCATGTGTATGTGGCAGAGCTGGAGAACGAATTATACTCCGGTGGAGGTTCGGTGTCGAAAGACAAAGACACAGAGATTCAACGTCTCAAGGATAGCGGTGGCTGGATTGAGATTCTGGATGTGAATCGCACCGTCATTCATCATGTGGGAGACAAGCAAGATGCGTTCAACCAATACAGTGAAGCCGATCTGTATGCTGGATTGGAGAACCGAAGCGACCAGCCGTACTATTACTCCATCACTCCGTTTTCGACAGAAGGAGCAGCAGCCTATGTGTTGCTGAAGATCCCGCGTGATCTGGTCAGCGTAAGAATTAATGATAATCAGTTGATTACCAATCTGAAGCACCCGTTATCTTTTTACATTATGATTGGCATCGGTTTAGTGTTGTCATTGATCTTCGTATATAGCTATTGGGTCGCACGGAGAATCAAAAAGCCACTCAGTATTCTCTCCTCGGGTCTTACGCAGATGATTCAGGGAAATTATAGTACACGGATGTCAATCTCTGCTGAGAGAGAATTTGTCCAGATTGGTGAGACCTTTAACTACATGGCGGACGTCATTGAGAACACCTCTGCCGAGAAACGTTATGCGGAAGAGAGCAAACAGCGACTGATTGTAGACTTATCGCATGATCTGAAGACACCGATAACATCTATACAAGGATATGCGCAGGCATTGGTGGAAGGACGTGGGGAGGACAAGGACAGACAGCAAAGATATCTGGGCTATATCTACAACAAGTCCGTTCAAGTCGCACGCATGATACAAAATATGCTGGAGCTGCTCAAGGTGGATTCACCCGATTTCCGCATGCAGATTGAGAGAAGAGAAATTGGAGAATTCGTGCGCGAGATTATGGCAGATACTTATGGGGAGATTGAACAAAAACAGTTTGTCCTTCATGTACTTGTTCCTGATCAGGAGATCTACGCGAGGTATGATCCGGAGCTGCTATCCAGAGTCATTCAGAATCTGATTACCAATGCCCTGTCCTATAATCCGCTCGGAACAGAACTGCGTGTGGAACTCATTCCGTTGGATACTCATGTGGTGATTGAAGTGGCAGATACAGGAGTGGGCATACCCCAAGAACTGTGGTCAACGATCTTTGATCCGTTTGTACGAGGGGATGAGGCGAGGACAGCGACCGGAGGTACGGGACTTGGATTGTCCATCGCACGGCGTAATACGGAAAAAATGGGTGGACGGCTGATCCTTTCCCGCCGTGGGCGAGAGACCACCGTGTTTACCGTTCAGATTCCAAATTAA
- a CDS encoding AraC family transcriptional regulator gives MITYMFKNNHFQELQLLHYGTEACTPGHHFGPAMRDYYKIHYILNGKGTFEVGGKTYTLHKGQGFLIVPHSVVHYEADQDDPWEYSWVAFQGSNSSSFLQQACLSEHHPIFELGNEDDEMRSCLHRMVNSRNTHKGWEISMTGLLYQFFSILIDQANSEHLQPMPDYSKETYVTQVMDFIEMNYANAITVQSIAAHVGLQRSYLCSLFKDQMGSSIQSYLVHYRMRRAAELTLDPGLTIGDIARSVGYTDQLLFSKMFKKVMGEAPTYYRKHKTAPSQLSC, from the coding sequence TTGATTACGTATATGTTCAAGAACAATCATTTTCAGGAGCTTCAGCTCCTTCATTATGGCACGGAAGCCTGTACACCAGGTCACCACTTTGGCCCCGCCATGAGAGACTATTACAAAATCCATTATATTTTGAATGGCAAAGGCACCTTCGAAGTCGGTGGCAAAACGTATACCCTGCACAAAGGTCAAGGTTTTCTAATCGTTCCGCATTCTGTTGTTCATTACGAAGCAGATCAGGATGATCCTTGGGAATACAGCTGGGTTGCTTTTCAAGGCAGCAATAGTTCATCTTTTTTACAGCAAGCCTGTCTGTCGGAGCATCATCCGATCTTTGAGCTGGGCAATGAGGATGACGAGATGCGATCTTGTCTGCATCGAATGGTCAATTCCCGCAATACCCACAAAGGCTGGGAGATTAGCATGACTGGTTTGCTGTATCAGTTCTTCTCCATTTTAATTGATCAGGCCAATTCAGAGCACCTTCAACCCATGCCGGATTATTCGAAGGAAACGTATGTGACGCAAGTGATGGACTTCATTGAAATGAACTATGCCAATGCCATTACCGTGCAATCCATCGCAGCCCATGTCGGGTTGCAGCGCAGCTACCTGTGCTCTCTCTTCAAGGACCAGATGGGAAGCAGTATTCAGTCGTATCTGGTTCATTACCGGATGCGCAGGGCAGCTGAACTGACGCTTGATCCGGGTCTTACCATTGGTGATATTGCCCGTTCTGTGGGCTATACGGATCAATTGCTTTTCTCCAAAATGTTCAAAAAAGTGATGGGCGAAGCTCCCACCTACTACCGCAAACATAAAACAGCACCCTCCCAGTTAAGTTGTTAA
- a CDS encoding aldo/keto reductase, translated as MPYTASEQRYDEMKYVRSGKSGIRLPQIALGLWQNFGGNRTLDIQEEMILRAFDLGINHFDLANNYGPPPGSAEENFGVIYKKHLRPYRDELLISSKAGYHMWSGPYGEWGSRKNLIASLDQSLGRMGLDYIDIFYHHRPDPDTPLEETMTALDHIVRQGKALYVGLSNYNAEQTQEAVTILRRLGTPCLVHQPNYSMLNRWIEDGLQDVLDEQGVGSIAFCPLGRGQLTNKYVDKIKEERANPTGNLKKEAYTDERIAKFDALQAVAERRGQTISQLALNWILRGNRVTSALIGASRVSQIEENVAALNAPDLTTEELNEIESILDGMGNYPW; from the coding sequence ATGCCCTATACTGCGAGTGAACAACGATATGATGAGATGAAATATGTACGTTCCGGTAAATCTGGAATCAGACTGCCGCAAATTGCGCTGGGTTTATGGCAGAACTTTGGTGGCAACCGTACTTTGGATATTCAGGAAGAGATGATTTTACGTGCCTTCGACCTCGGAATTAACCATTTCGATCTGGCGAATAACTATGGTCCACCTCCAGGATCAGCGGAAGAGAACTTTGGTGTGATTTACAAGAAACATCTGCGTCCTTACCGGGATGAGCTGCTCATCTCGTCCAAGGCAGGCTACCATATGTGGAGTGGGCCTTACGGCGAGTGGGGCTCCCGCAAAAACCTGATTGCCAGTCTGGATCAAAGTCTTGGTCGGATGGGGCTGGACTATATAGACATTTTCTATCATCACCGTCCAGATCCGGACACACCATTGGAAGAAACGATGACGGCGCTGGATCATATCGTGCGCCAAGGTAAAGCACTGTATGTGGGCTTGTCCAATTACAATGCAGAACAGACGCAAGAAGCGGTAACCATTCTCCGTCGTCTGGGTACGCCATGTCTGGTTCATCAGCCAAACTACTCAATGCTGAATCGCTGGATAGAAGACGGTTTGCAGGACGTACTGGATGAGCAGGGCGTCGGTTCCATAGCGTTCTGTCCACTCGGCCGCGGTCAGTTAACGAATAAATATGTCGACAAGATCAAGGAAGAACGCGCCAATCCAACAGGCAATTTGAAAAAAGAAGCTTACACGGACGAACGGATTGCCAAGTTCGATGCACTTCAGGCAGTTGCCGAGCGAAGAGGACAGACGATCTCTCAACTGGCTCTGAACTGGATCTTGCGTGGTAACCGTGTAACCTCCGCACTGATTGGTGCAAGCCGGGTGTCCCAGATCGAAGAAAACGTAGCTGCGCTCAACGCACCGGATCTGACAACGGAAGAACTCAATGAAATTGAGAGCATTTTGGACGGCATGGGTAATTATCCGTGGTAA
- a CDS encoding Asp23/Gls24 family envelope stress response protein, which yields MSEIIEKQYNEPEYIAPQSVQMGTIHISNDVLSKIVGMAAQSTAGVSSMSVGLTEGIAKSISGKSLQKGIDVHVKDDQATIQLRINIQYGNKMHEVCRELQHNVQQAVEQLAGVMVNEIKVQVVGVSMPETV from the coding sequence ATGTCTGAAATTATTGAAAAACAATACAATGAACCTGAATATATCGCACCTCAATCTGTTCAAATGGGTACCATTCACATCTCGAACGATGTGTTGTCCAAGATCGTGGGGATGGCCGCTCAATCAACGGCTGGCGTATCCTCCATGTCCGTTGGACTGACTGAAGGGATTGCCAAGAGCATCAGCGGCAAAAGTCTGCAAAAAGGGATTGATGTGCACGTCAAAGACGATCAGGCCACCATCCAGCTGCGTATCAACATTCAGTATGGTAACAAGATGCACGAGGTCTGCCGTGAACTTCAACATAATGTTCAACAGGCTGTAGAGCAATTGGCAGGTGTTATGGTGAATGAAATTAAAGTACAAGTCGTTGGTGTATCCATGCCGGAAACGGTATAA